The Aspergillus oryzae RIB40 DNA, chromosome 5 genome segment TATTAAAAACCGATGCATATCCCGATAACCTGAGCTACATTTTCATTTCAAGAGAATCAAAGGGAACAAAGAACCACAGGACCCATCATTCACAAGTTCGTACTCATCCGATGCACGATCGGAACCGCGCTCGGCGGCAAGCTGCCCATTTCTGTGACTACCATGTCGACGTACTCAGCCGGGGTCACGTCGTACATGATGTTCAAGAGCTGTAGATTAGGTGTTTCCTTCCAGTTTGTAAGCGGCGAAGCGCCCTCAGGCAGGGGAGTCGACTCTGCAGGGGGAGCATTGGCAGCAGCCTTATTGCCACCTTTTTTCGAATCGCCTTTCTTCGTGTCGGCCTCGTCAGCGGGGTCCGGCAGACCTGTCACTTGCTTTAGGGGCTGGCTGGGGACGAGCTCGTCTGCGTCTGCAATTTCGTTGACGACAATGCTGTCAAGGGCAACGCGGTCTGTGAACTTGACGGTCTCACAGCAAACGATGACAGGTACCTCCACGCCACCAGCGCGCTCCTTAGCCGACATAGCGACTAGGGCTGTACCAACGCGAGAGTAGAGTCGTCCGTTACTGGTCATGGCGTGTGCGCCGAGGAACACCTTTGTAGCATCCTTGATAGCATGACTGATACCGTTGACGAGAGAGTACTGCACTTCCAGACCCGCATTGGCCAGCGTGCGGGCCAGGTTCTTGCCTTCGAACAACGGACGGGAGTCGATGATAGACACGCGGAACTTCTTGCCCTGTTTGTATGCCGTGAGAAGCGTCTGCTTCACGATCGAACTGCCGGCGAAAGTGACGATCACATCGCCGTCCTGGATCTTCTCTGCGGCGCTGGTCGCAATGACCTGGTCGGCCACGGTAATCTTTTCACGGATGAAGTTATCAATAAAATCGCTCAGCGTTGCCTTAGCGCTGGCCTCGGGGACGGAAGGATcgatggaggagattgccaGTTTAAGCGCACGGATTGCGTTACCCTGACTGATGGAGAGAGGACGGCATGTAGAGAGATAGGTAATCTGATGGGATAGGTGGGTAGTCAAGTGACGCGAAAGGGAGGTACCCAGGGGGGTCGTATAAGCCTCGATGACCTAAACAGAAGATCAGCATAAAACAGCGCGCCACCAGACAAAGTACTCCAATACACACCCGCTTGAACGCAAGCAACGTAGCCACACAGCGAGCACTGCTACCGCACACGACATAATCCCTCATCTGCAGACCCAGCGCCAATACAGCAGGGTGTACTTCCTTTCCGGCACCAGCGATAGTAGTCCTCCTCGGCTGTCCATACAAATGTCCAAAGACAGCGACATTCTTATCctcctgcttcttcttctgttccgTAGCGCTGGCTTGTGTAGCAGATCCGCGTCGATGTCTTTGACTCTTGTAAGGCTGTCCCGGAGCCTCCTTCCCTCCAGCGCCGCCTCCAGTCGAGCCCTTTTTAGGCGGTGCCGCGTTGGGCCCTGGTCCGGCACCTGCTCCTCCgctggcttctctttcagctCTCTCTTTCGCTCTGCGGGCAGCCTTTTCGGCCTtcgcttttttcttcagttCAGCTGGGCTGAGTTTTTCCTCCCCTGGAGCTCCGCCTGCGGCCGGAGGGGCATCTTTGGACTTAGGTTGTTTAGGTGGCTTGGCGGGTTTGGATGCGCCGTTGGACggctgtggtggtt includes the following:
- a CDS encoding translation initiation factor eIF2B subunit delta (translation initiation factor 2B, delta subunit (eIF-2Bdelta/GCD2)), whose translation is MANPVDPAQTSPPSTSPSPAPATQQSTDMSSQQPPSQPPQPSNGASKPAKPPKQPKSKDAPPAAGGAPGEEKLSPAELKKKAKAEKAARRAKERAEREASGGAGAGPGPNAAPPKKGSTGGGAGGKEAPGQPYKSQRHRRGSATQASATEQKKKQEDKNVAVFGHLYGQPRRTTIAGAGKEVHPAVLALGLQMRDYVVCGSSARCVATLLAFKRVIEAYTTPLGTSLSRHLTTHLSHQITYLSTCRPLSISQGNAIRALKLAISSIDPSVPEASAKATLSDFIDNFIREKITVADQVIATSAAEKIQDGDVIVTFAGSSIVKQTLLTAYKQGKKFRVSIIDSRPLFEGKNLARTLANAGLEVQYSLVNGISHAIKDATKVFLGAHAMTSNGRLYSRVGTALVAMSAKERAGGVEVPVIVCCETVKFTDRVALDSIVVNEIADADELVPSQPLKQVTGLPDPADEADTKKGDSKKGGNKAAANAPPAESTPLPEGASPLTNWKETPNLQLLNIMYDVTPAEYVDMVVTEMGSLPPSAVPIVHRMSTNL